The Anastrepha ludens isolate Willacy chromosome 2, idAnaLude1.1, whole genome shotgun sequence DNA window GCGCCAATAGTCCAGAAAGCGTTCAACTATAGTTGGATTCTCAAACATAATATTATCGACATGTCGATAAATTTGTCGATTCAAGGTTACGGCCGAAGGCTGACATTTGGAACAGATACCCTTGGGCCATGGTGGATGTTCACGACAACCGGGCTTAATACGGCAATTGATATCATCAAATCCCACATATTTACCGCGATCAATCCCTGACTTTTGCTTGCGTATGAACGAATGGAAGGATAAGTGCTTGATTTTCTGCTCCTTCAAATAGTTATCATCGTATGGTTCGATTGGTGAGCAATGAACACAACGGCCGTTAGCATTGTGACGGCAACtagcaaaagaaagaaaaataggtGACATTACGAttgtaaaatacaattttctttaatataacttacagtttcggatCGCGTGCGCGTTCAATTAATCCATCCATTTTAGATAGAGTCTGATCCACTTCATCTTCCACTACTGCGGCTGAAGGTTGAAAAAGTTTAGAAACACTTGTGGGCGGTAAAGTAGTGCTAGAGCTTTCAAAGTCATCTATAGCTGTGGTGCTAGTACGCTACACAAGAGAGTGAAAGAGAgataatattaatgaaaaatatttgatttagaATTATTTTAACTCAAGTTTGACTGCGCTAAAAATGTATTCCATTAGCGTCTTTTTGAAATTCAACTAACATTTAGAACAAAAttattacactaaaattttaattgttttaaaatattttcgttttaacCCCTTACGGCATATGGGCCCATATATGGCATTGCAGATTtggttaaattttattaattaagtaaatattacaaaatataatacttCACACTATTTTAATctatcaaatatatatttagcaaataacataaaaaaccaaaaaaatttcctatgattttatgacatttcgaaataataataacgaaTTGAAGTGCGAgtgattcattttcaaaaaacgatAATAGAGTAAAACGTAAGCACTTTttgaccaaaacaaaaatattttcatagagTCGGTATACTCATaacaatttttcgctttttaacTGTTTTCTATACTCTACACCtagtttttataaagggtggttaaatttcaagcgccgatgttgaatgtgaaccacacctaaacgtcaagtttttttctgcatttcatttgacatttttcaatttcagactacctcagtttgaaatattgaaagatACACaacgaacaacgcgttaaagttattcaggctttttatgaaaacgggcgttcaaatcaaaatgcatatcgcgcacttcgtgattttttcatcttcagtgatgcgGCACATTTTaatctcagtggattcgtcaataagcagaattgcatttgggcgaatgataatccaagagtgattgccgaaaagccaatgcacccacaaagagtgaccatttggtgcggtttatgggccggcggcatcactGGGCcggattttttccaaaatgaggcccgtcaggcagttactgtgaatagtgttcgctatcgagagatgataacgaactttttatggcccgaattggaagatatggatgtggacgatatgtggtttcaacaagacggtgccacttgtaacACAggtaacgaaacaatggctcttttgcgcgaaaaatttgatggccgaataatctcactgcgcggcgatgtcaattggccgtcaagatcatgtgatttaacaccgttggacttctttctttggggttatttgaaagaaaaggtgtacgtcgataagccagcaacaattcaagagctaaaggataagataattcggcacattaacggcatagaatctcaattatgcctcagcgccatcgaaaatttggaccatctgatggaggtgtgccgccgaggccgcggcggccatttgaccgatattttgttccatacgtaattgagccataccaatattatcataataaagagaaatgacaataatttctaaacaaaattgtattttattcaaaatcaacaccggcccttgaaacttaaccaccctttatatggctccgtaaaaaacaatatacaactttttcaatatttttcgattAATGTCTTATTGGTAATCAAATAAAGCTATTTCCACcgcgaaaaaattgtcttttttttcaaagctttaTAAGTTCATGCAGTAGAGGGTTAACCGAGATATTTTTGTACatcttaaaattatttagaattttaaaacagcatttgatttttttaattaactaaacGGAAGAGAAATGTATGCTGGAACTGTGCAAACTtaatcctgccataagttctgttacaagttaagtccgttatagatatgaaattataatgattttttaacgaagttagtttcatttaatcatgtaaatattaaaaaaaatttagttctcaTTCGAAATCGTCACTATTTGCTTttccacaagccttcaaacgattagaccattcagctattgcagcacgcacggtcgAGATCGCTGTTCGAgaccaaatttctgtgaggcctTCGACTGGCCATGTTCTCCAACTCTAACCACAAACTGTAGCCCAAGAGATTCCGATCTGAACTTCCAGACGGTccatcttctgcggctatgaacccaggaatattgttttttagccactgctgggtggtttttgctttATAGGCTGGAACGTAATAtcgctggaagatccaacgctctccattgaagagagtactgctcaactgcttcatcatgccttctaagacatcgttctggtacacttttgccccggtcttcacctctttttcgcagaaatgaagaaatgTAAGGCCATTGCAAggcactccccaccaaaccattcggaGGTTGTATgctggccacgctgaacccttggaacaatatttttttgcatctttagaagttttagcatagattttgtgtgtttgctttttaaaaacttcttcaacagtgaaaattttctcatctgtgaaaatattttcatggccgttgagcgtgtgccaccgaagaagctgctcgCATCTGTCgagtttaattttcttcaaacgcgTTGTCAAAAAATGTCCGACGGAAGGCTTTTATGtgaagatcatctctaattagtcttcgAATGGATCTgctcgatacattcatttctttggacataattttctgctttctaaggggatttctacgaattctttctcgaacggcttttacgAAAATTTTTCCCCCACGTTCCCAAGACAGTCGAttctacattaccggaacgacccgaatttctatctggccaaggactatcacttcagcagcattccctatatatgtatgtatggggaatgttaatgctgctacaacaataacaacaacaaccatttttttctgtctgtcacttcagacatcaatataagttttttcagcaattcgtaaatctaaTTTGCACTTCTACCATACTTTTGTAATGCAAGCATTGCAATGTGATTTTCCTTAGCttcccactccattgttaacagcaaaatttgccacgaaactgtgTATAATTTATGACTAGATAAAGCAtaggaacaaaagcaaaaataacggaaatttTTTCTGGGAATTtcttctcgccgtatgcattgtaaaatttgtcacagaatttatggcaagtaTAAGTATATCGAAAACTTTGAACCCTGCTCCCTTGATATACTGGAATATGTCGTTCTTCCAGCAAATTGCTATTCTATTGTTTCTTCCAGCAGTAGCTATATTAGTAGACTCAGAGTTATGCATGCATAAATAGTTCGGTACGCAtgtcgatattttgaaaaataggtCCTAGCTTAAAACGACCGCGTGTTTTTTagcgtatatatacatacaatacatatatatatataactatctATTTGTCAGCTTACACGAATCGAACCTCcagctatttttttcaagaatAGCATGTCGCCATGTTTGAGAATAGATCCGATTTTCAGCGAATGACTAGAATGCaactgcaaaatataaaaaattccaagTTATGTAATTCATAATGTAAAGtaatatgttttaaaatttacttcTGTAAGAAAATTGCGCTCCTTGAAGAGTCCGAAGCCATCAACTTTAAGGGTTTGTTGTACCGTCTCGAAAAGCTCTTTCAAATTAGCTTTCGGCGAAATTTCGATACGTTTTATGCCCTCCGCCGTCTGAACTCGTATCAACTGAAagtaagagcaaaaaaaaaacaaattaaaacgaATAAAGTAAACTAAAATTCTGGTCcaaaacaaagagaaaaaagtAGTATCGAAATGCATACAAGTAGTATCTAAATACATACAAAGTACTATTCtttatactaatatatatatattcaaatatatacGCTCTTTTTGAATAATTcgtcgattatttttttttctttcttttacttCCGCACGAGTGAACGACTTTGTTTCATTTTGTTGCGATTTTCTCTGCAGTTTCCTAAATTTGCTAGGAGTGCATGCCAAATTTTCAAGTTCAATTACAGCATCACTGCTAATTTGCGCATTTCCGAAATACCTGAAGACCACGCGCACACTAAATGATTGCAGTTAACCATtgtaatctttatttattcaactCTTTTAACTTCCATTTGAACTCCCTTCCTTACCGACTGTTTACACATCAACATCAGCCGGTGCCGCACAAACGCATATACCACATTCCGTTTGCGATAGAGTAATGATTCCAATTCGCACATCGACatcgttaaaattttttaatttaatttaatttaaaatttgttggaaatttaaaaaatttgcgattacgggttttttgaaatttagtttttattcattttcgtAAAGTCTATAGAGGCGGAAAGGCCCGATAAAGTACTGCAGGGGCACTTGAAAATTGTATGCCTTTTTGTTGTCACGGCACTTGTTGACATTGCTAACACTTGCTGCAAACTGAATGCATTTTCCTGCATCCTCATGGCATTTGATTCACCAAATGTACCTGtgcttacatatatttttattgcatcgCTTAATTGAGCTTTGATGaaggtttttttctgttttttcattttttatattactatttttttatagcatgGGCAACTTTGTATGGGGCCagaattgaatttaataaaacaaagaactattcaaaaatattcggAAATGCTGGCGGTGTGACTGTCCGCTACCGTGTCCGAATTCATGCTGACCATAGACTTTCTTTCACTTCTTCCGACACTTGTGTTAAATGAAAGTGAGATGAAGACCTATGCACTACCCCAGATGGATCGGCGATTTCAGACTGGTTTTTGCTccgaaaatatattataagaagGGCATAAAGCCACGCccctccaatttttttattgcttcacaTGTCGTTTATGTTTAATAAAGCATCCATACGTTTTGAACTTTTAAAACTTGCAAAAGATTTCAATTGCTGGAGTGTAGTACAAGCGACTCCAGCAATTGAAATCTTTTGCAAGTTTTAAAAGTTCAAAACGTATGGATGCTTTATTAAACATGAACGACATGTGAAGTTCGTTCAATGCACAGGAATCTTGGCTTTACgatgtttgattttttataaatggaaaatatttaaataattaactcGCCTACCAAATAATAAGTGACacaactaaatacatacatacgatatACTAAATGCCTACAAATTCAAAGATGCGCGGTATTCTGACTAGTGAATTACATACTTAGACGGTGGCAGGCAAAAACTTGCAGCCACGGCGGGCAGATAGTGGGTGGATGGGCGAAGCAAGCGGTTTGTGACACTTCGTGCTACACTGTCGGTTTTATACAATAGTTGCCAAAATTTTTACGTTACATTTGCTACGTTGAATAGATTTTATTTCGTTAGTTGTCGGTGAAGCTACTTGGTTGCCCGACAAATTGTCGGCCAGCACAATACAATGTGTCGACTAGTGTATTTATCATGATTTGCGACAAGTTTATCACTGCCACTGTTATTCCTACTTgtgcttttgttgctgctgctgtttcgCGGCTGTGTAAATGATGCAGAGGATGGCTTCGTGTTTTGCCGGCTTTTCTCTATTGACTTTTGAATTTTACCGGCATGAACCGGCTGCCGGCAAAAGTTGACTTAAATTTGCTTCTTGCATCAGCTGATGTGAAGAATAGTcggcataaacaaaaaaaaaaaatcattctaaTTTGCTGAGTAACGAACCAATCTTAGTTAATTTTGTGCTTCCACTTAAACGATTAGATCAGGCTAATTCATTagggtgaaaacaaaaaaaaacaaaaaaaaaaaaacagctgcaACCTCTTTGCCGGTCGCAGCCTCTTTCCAACTTGCCTTTGTCAATGGTCAAAACATCCTTTCAACTGCAATTGTTGGCCAtgaccaatacaaaacaaagccGACCAATACAGTAAAAAACAACGCATCAACAAAGACTCActaaacatataaaaacaaaacttacaaTTTTATCGCCAACGCTAGATTTTGACATTTTCACTCACAACGTCAGTCAGTTTGTTTGGCTAAGTTTTGCCCTTGTTTTCGCAGTCGActtatttaaatatcaaaaacaatttttacacaaGGAACTACGACTGGCGATGGTTGAACTGGCATACAATCAACACAACAGACAGACAAATTTGAGTTGCGGCACAAATAAAAGATATCAAACTCGcaagaaaaaaatcgcaaattcACGACCACGGGCACGGACAACTGTCatatatttgcaaaatgtcAAACACGTTTGCTTCATTGTGCAGGGCTGCCAGCATTCcaataaataacaaaactaCCTCAGGTACATAACTTTGCTtactttgaatataaaaattttataccaACATTCAGAATTCAATGTATGTAAGCATATTCAAGCCCCATCTATTTCCAGAGTaatagagaaaatatttttattgttagtccgttttaattttcttatttgcatGTCTGTATATTAAAACGTATCTTAAAAAGCGAACGTAGTAGTAAAGAGAATGGACAAATTTatcatgaaaatatttgaaacacatttttcaaaatatataaaagcttGTGCAGGAAAACCTTCTTATAAATAGGAAGGAGATGCAGGCGAAAATAATTGCGTAAAACGCCTGTATAATGTCAGGACGAGAACAATAATCGTCTcttctataatttttatatcataCCTGCAGGGTGCGTAGGTTCAAATATCTACGCATCAAACAGCAAAAAGATGGAAAGATATTTTTCTAGTAGCAGTTGAACCTTCGCAGGGaatggcaaacccccgagtgtatttttaccatgaaaaagccccaCATAAATAACTATTTGctattcggagtcggtttaaaactgtatttCCTTCCgtttgtggatcaacatcaagacgcacacaaaaaataggaggaggagcgcggcaattatttatttattttttgtatgcgaATAAGTAGAACATTGGTACGGTGAAAAACCAGTTTACTATGGTgagaatattttaagtttttgctgaggttataattttttgttgctggaaatttttgacagttgcttcaatGCAGGCAAAGAAAAACGAGTTAAGCAATTGAACTATTGCAGCAATTGATTAGAAAATATACCCCTTTGTTGATTTCAATTACTCTGGAACTGAAATCAATGCATTTCTCCGACGTTTTAGGAATAATATTGGACAATAAAACACGTAAAAACTATCAGGGTCCTTTTACGCCTTTTTCCCCGGTATCCTTTCGCCAGTATTACGTTTTAATTTATgttaatacatacatttttgggtCTTCTTCTAGATTGGttgtcaaatttttattaattcctcGGTAATTAATATTCACCACACAGCTGCCAAAAATTTATTATCGAAGTAATTTTCTACCATTAGCAACATGCACAGCGAAGGCATGCTCCTCAAACATGATTTATCGACGGTTTGTGTCAATGCTTAAAAGTGCGGCCAGTAGTACAAGCAATTTTCGCATTGCCAACTATGTACACTTGgtagacattttaaatttaaaagcaaagacAGAGTTGTTTATcacataacaaaacaaatttgaaatattattttgaataaagaaataatcttTCAAGGTGTTGATAGCAGGTAGAACAGTTTAATTTTGTAAGCTGTTTTTAAGGTATATGCtatgcaaattaaatatttgacaCTTTGACACAGTAATGAGGAATTTATAGGTAACGGGTACCGTACATACCAAGATTGCAcgctaaaaatcttttcaagtTGATCACACATATTGATTAAtatagtaaattttgttttcaatatgcCAGCACTAATACTTTAAATTCTTTAAACATTTTCCTGTTaacagaaatatatttatttttaaataatactcATTTCTTGTAGAATTTTCTTGCCTTTGCGCAGTTCTGTGAATCGGAatacttcattatttttgtaaattttatccaGCGTTTAAGTGCGGCCGAATCTTTGTAAggcgaaatatgaaatattcacAAGAATTGTAAGCAGCTATTTAACTTGTCCTTCAAGTTGAAACACGTCTTAAACCGAAATATGTAATTCAAAACTTGAACGTGTAGCACCCAAGTAGACCCGTAGAATGGGTCTGCAGATACCATGAATAAATTATTGGTGAGTACGACGCTCTGTCAACCGCTACTAGTAAACAGAAAACAGCTGATGGATGTGCTGTCATCCGTActtcacttttttacttttctagTTCTGTTGAGGCAACTATTAGAAACAGGTATTGAAATTGCTCGCTAGTGCttagttttcatttttgctCTCGCTACTACTTTAAACTTGAACACATGATTAGTGCAGCAGGTAGCGTAAAACGCGCGATAAATGGTTTTACTCCGCTCCAAGCTACGTTTCGTTCCTGTCAGTAGCTCGGAGTAGTAGTCAAAAAAATGAGGAAAGGAGTAGTAGAAAACTAGGAACCAGCCGGAGCGCTACCCTCAATTCCGTTGCGCTACTTCCATAGCTCCTGCTAAAATAGGATATGTTCGTGTACATGCATTTTGTATGCGGTTTTGCGGTGCTACACTAAAAATATAACCGACGAATTAAGTATGTAGGTATACTGTAGGTTGGAGGTATGGTTGAATACAACttacaattataaaaatttacagtTCCTGAACCTTCTCACTTTgtttgacaaaatctatgctgatGTCATGCAATTAGATTTCCTCggttttattttcgatttagAATTAGTACCGATTTTATGAGTCACAGAAATTTAGTTTCCTATCAAAACCAAACCGAtgcatttaaacatttttatggttgGTATTAAACTTTGTTATATTATAAAGcctacactttaggctatttttcctgagtttttccttgtggttgctaatttctagtgagaaataacactgcctactttttggcgcttgtttgttggtgcaaacttgtaggaaatatttttttggtgacTTTTTAGCGTTATATtttcttggtgcctactgtttggggcgttttttggtcccaatttgtttggcgtttttttatggtgcctactttttggcgcgtgtttccgtttcctggctagtgctggTGCGTAGTATAAAGTGCAATCCATTCCGGtgccggatttattggtattgtcttgcagtaatttgtgccgttgctgcggtcctggaatcgctgcgtttgtgcgggtgataaacgctcggagtagtgcgcgttgttgccacgattTGTgttcggcgtttacctacaccggtcgacccttctccgtttgtagtatattttatctatttttattctctgaaaatgttgtgaatttatttagatataatatattctttctctctctctttctctctcgggtctctccctctttcttcgtctgccttgaaagtttcacttctgttatgtgttatgttaggaaaaaacaaaacacaaaaacataacACAGAACCGATTTCAATGTCAGCATtaacatttgaatttttataaaaaaatttcatacaaatacacacacttacatacacatacaagaaTTTATGTGAAGCGGGCACTTAAAGTTGGAGATGGTAGCATGTGGAGATCAAaatacacatgtatatgtagcgtggcgcaaaattaatcaccctataggaagatttacagtgactcacagcttattttatgcaggtaatacttttttagaaaaaagaaaatgattcgaggtttactaaatttaataaaaaaatgtataccacttgtaatgagatatgtatgtactgtttaccactgcagaaagaacaataacaaagacaaagcttgctgaaaaaatatagaaacaaatagttttctcCCCTATATATGCTCATAGCTTATATGATgcagtgtattttatattttctctgagaatGCAATAAcgttgaaatgtatttttttctgtttagctTAGCGTCTTAggtcattctcaaaaaatttttgtaaaaaaaaattcaaaaaattgaaattttaaaaaatacaaaaacggaCTTCACTTGAAGAAAGTGAAGACGTTATTCCTCATTATAAAGAAGGCAAAagccaaccaaaaaaaaagaggttgtctgtaaagtcggtttactgacgatagtttaacgtgacaacgtcataagaaaatgttgatggaatggttgcaattttcaaaacaaaattttaattttatttgtttgatagatattttgtatggatatagaggaggaggtaaatggaattgcaatggaataggtcaagttacatttacacaaacgtgaaaaatgacgaaacatttatcaaattcatgaaagatatgtgcaatttcgattgtgcatcagacgttaataagtcaacaacactaagaggcatcatcatcgatttgactttctcaagacactttacactcgaaacactccctttcatttcctatttttcctatcatcgtttattctcaacagagaaatggttcattaccatgcacacaggaggaaggcatgcaaatacaagtatgtgaatttatatacaaatgcgcatatacatacatatacatacaatatatatatatgctcactcaagtaggacagagccagatgtcgaacgttgccgaacgcggggaccgattgtgctctttgtcattcgttccgcgctctcgcttgcagttcaagcacattagcttacatttgcttgcgtacggaatagattcgtatatttgatatgtccatatgatttgtatgcatctttacatatagatttgttctttttgaaaattgcgcgaaattgtatatgtatatgcatgtttatatacatatattagtatacaacatatcttataaggtatataataaaaaaattaataataataacattaaaacaacaggtattattaacaaacttggttttattttaaattcttcaagtaaatcaaattaataataatcaataagaaggcatatgcaaatacaaatacgtgaatttatatttgtacatttgcgcatatacatacatatatacgctcacttaagtaggagagagcaagatgtcgaacgttgccgttcgtttgctttgtttgctttgtcgttcgttccgcgctttcgcttgcagttcattcaaggtaacggcaatgagcaaggtaacggcaatgagcaaggtaacactaatgagcaaggtaacgacacattttttcgtgcgtgcagcctgttaaatcgaattataagacgttatcacgtcaagaaattgcagaaattgttgCTATTAGTTCCTCAACTGTCCAGGACATTATAAAAAGGTTTCGCCACGAAAACAGAATGGGAGATAAGGCAGATCtgcgccaaataaaatatttaatgatgcagataagaggtggattgttcgcaaagttaaagaaaagcCCGATTTAAGCGCTCCAACATTAACAAACGAAGTCGAAAAATACTTAGGCAAGATCTGTAACCCTGAAACGGTTCGTAGAGTTCTGcgcgaagaaaattttcatttcaattttata harbors:
- the LOC128863149 gene encoding nuclear protein localization protein 4 homolog, with translation MSMCELESLLYRKRNVVYAFVRHRLMLMCKQSLIRVQTAEGIKRIEISPKANLKELFETVQQTLKVDGFGLFKERNFLTELHSSHSLKIGSILKHGDMLFLKKIAGGSIRRTSTTAIDDFESSSTTLPPTSVSKLFQPSAAVVEDEVDQTLSKMDGLIERARDPKLCRHNANGRCVHCSPIEPYDDNYLKEQKIKHLSFHSFIRKQKSGIDRGKYVGFDDINCRIKPGCREHPPWPKGICSKCQPSAVTLNRQIYRHVDNIMFENPTIVERFLDYWRTTAHQRMGFLYGTYEVHADVPLGIRATVAAIYEPPQESTRDSIRLLDDEAIAEVDELAQALGLKKVGWIFTDLITDDPAIGSVKQLRGIETHFLTAQECITAGELQNRHPNPCKYGSSGYFGSKFVTVCVTGDSSKQVHTEGYAVSAQCMALVRDNCLIPTKDAPELGYVRESTDKQYVPDVYYKVSDSK